One window of the Cryptomeria japonica chromosome 7, Sugi_1.0, whole genome shotgun sequence genome contains the following:
- the LOC131030422 gene encoding polyamine oxidase 7: MLFLFGIFFILTFSSSIDATTTVVVGAGMSGIMAAKTLSEKGVKDFVILEATNRIGGRMYKESIAGYTVEKGANWVEGVGGPKMNPIWPLANKYKMRSFLSDWNNLSYNIYGQEGGILPQSVVARPYKLASLSSDFSSNLSTLLQKSGGEDISILASQRTFGHVPITPLEMAIDFFMYDFEIAEPPRVTSLKNVEPNPTFEEFGENEYFIADSRGYEFIVHKIAQEFLHSANGSISDPRLKLNKVVREIEYTEKGVKVSTEDGSVYTAKNAIVSVSVGVLQTKLIDFKPDLPLWKLMAIYKWDMVIYCKIFMKFPFKFWPTGPGTEFFMYAHEKRGYYNFWQHLENEYPGGNLLMVTVTDDESRRIEQQPDHETKAEIMSVLRKMFGYHIPEMEEILIPRWGQDRFYKGTYSNWPIGVSVHDFESLQAPVGPVYFTGEHTSQEYNGYVHGAYLAGIDTANQLLDCIKKGHCATKSHQQNETCNADIQREMEMERTAWMGKVQVLENALSQKCKP, translated from the exons ATGCTGTTTctctttgggattttcttcatcCTTACGTTCTCCTCTTCCATAGATGCAACCACCACAGTAGTGGTGGGAGCAGGGATGTCAG GAATAATGGCAGCCAAAACGTTGTCGGAGAAGGGAGTGAaggattttgtaattcttgaagCAACGAATAGAATTGGGGGGAGAATGTACAAAGAGTCGATTGCAGGGTATACTGTAGAGAAAGGGGCTAACTGGGTGGAAGGTGTGGGAGGCCCCAAAATGAATCCCATTTGGCCTCTCGCCAATAAGTACAAAATGCGTTCTTTTCTTTCCGATTGGAACAATCTCAGTTACAACATCTATGGCCAGGA GGGAGGTATTCTGCCTCAGTCTGTCGTGGCGCGCCCTTACAAGCTGGCCTCATTATCATCTGATTTCAGTTCAAATCTGTCCACATTGCTGCAAAAGAGCGGAGGGGAAGACATTTCTATTTTGGCTTCACAGAGGACATTCGGACA TGTTCCCATAACGCCGTTGGAGATGGCTATCGATTTCTTCATGTACGACTTCGAAATTGCAG AGCCTCCGAGAGTGACAAGCTTGAAGAACGTGGAACCCAATCCTACGTTCGAGGAATTTGGGGAAAATGAGTATTTTATAGCAGACAGTCGAGGTTACGAATTCATTGTTCATAAGATAGCCCAGGAATTTCTCCACTCTGCTAACGGATCCATTTCAGACCCACGTCTGAAGCTCAACAAG GTTGTTAGAGAAATCGAATACACAGAAAAGGGTGTGAAGGTTTCAACAGAGGACGGTTCAGTTTATACGGCAAAGAACGCCATTGTATCAGTCAGTGTGGGAGTTCTTCAAACAAAACTCATCGACTTTAAACCTGACTTGCCT CTATGGAAACTCATGGCAATATATAAGTGGGATATGGTGATTTACTGCAAGATCTTCATGAAGTTCCCCTTCAAATTCTGGCCCACAGGACCCGGCACTGAGTTCTTCATGTATGCTCACGAGAAACGAGGCTACTACAATTTTTGGCAG CATTTGGAAAATGAGTATCCAGGAGGAAATCTACTGATGGTGACGGTTACAGACGATGAATCCCGGAGGATAGAACAGCAGCCTGATCACGAAACCAAAGCCGAAATAATGTCAGTTCTGAGAAAGATGTTTGGCTATCATATTCCTGAAATGGAAGAGATTTTGATTCCCAGATGGGGTCAAGATCGcttctataagggaacttactccaACTGGCCCATAGGCGTGTCCGTACATGACTTTGAGAGCTTACAG GCACCAGTTGGGCCAGTATATTTCACTGGAGAGCATACCAGTCAGGAATATAATGGTTATGTCCATGGTGCCTATCTTGCAG GCATAGACACGGCTAATCAGTTGCTGGATTGCATTAAGAAGGGACATTGTGCTACCAAATCTCATCAGCAAAATGAAACCTGTAACGCAGACATTCAGAGG GAGATGGAGATGGAAAGGACAGCATGGATGGGCAAAGTGCAAGTTCTGGAAAACGCACTCTCGCAGAAATGCAAACCATGA